One Drechmeria coniospora strain ARSEF 6962 chromosome 01, whole genome shotgun sequence genomic region harbors:
- a CDS encoding putative profilin, which produces MSWQGNLVGSGHVDKGAIISAAGDSVWAASEGFQLKPEEMKAIAAIVGGDAAAKDKAFADGLYIGGERYVMARAEDRSIYARAGRLGVCVAKTKQAIVVGHHGETQVAGNASSTVEVLADYLVKQGY; this is translated from the exons CTTGGTTGGCagcggccacgtcgacaaGGGCGCCATCATCAGCGCGGCCGGCGACAGTGTCTGGGCCGCCTCGGAGGGATTTCAG CTCAAGCCCGAGGAGATGAAGGCCATAGCGGCCATTGTTGGCGGGGACGCAGcggccaaggacaaggccTTTGCTGATGGCCTCTACATCGGCGGCGAACGATACGTCATGGCGCGTGCGGAAGATCGATCCATCTACGCACGAGCG ggccgtctcggcgtcTGCGTCGCCAAGACCAAgcaggccatcgtcgtcggccaccaCGGCGAGACCCAAGTGGCCGGTAACGCATCCTCGACCGTCGAGGTGTTGGCCGACTACCTCGTCAAGCAGGGCTACTGA